DNA from Homo sapiens chromosome 1, GRCh38.p14 Primary Assembly:
TTTTAAGTTAATACCTTGCCTCCGGGCACGATTTTTCATAAAGTACAtctaacaacaaaaaccaaacagacaaattaatttttaaattccttaaatttaaaaagtgagtaaAACAATGTTCAATAATAGTTAAGATTTACTGAGAACCTAAGTGTTACAACAGCTCTAAGCAGTAATCTCATGTAATCTTCACCATGATACTATGAGAATAGGtactatcatctccattttagcaataaaaattaGTGAGATCCCAACATCATACAGCTATCCCAGAGAGATAGAACCTGTATTCAAACCCTGGTCTGTCTAATTCCAGAGCTTGTGTTTCTAACCATATGTTCTGTGAGCCAAAGAAGAATTTAATGgagattaaacaaacaaaaacacaggtcATTTGGCAATCACGGGGGCTACCTACacaattcttgatttcttttaccGATGGTTTTACCAGTtagctgtatatatatatcactgatTTTATTACTAGACAGCTCACTCAAGGGAAGAGCCAAGGCATTGCCTAGTACAAGGCCTAGCTTAAAGTAACCACTGTTGTGGGAAGCACAAAATGGGATATGAGAACATTCTGGCTCTGACATGTGTTATTACATTGACCACCTGGGTTGATTAAGCTAAACTGGGCAATTCCAGAGTTATGAAGGAAGTAATACCAGATTTTTATTAAGTCAAGGAAGAAGAAAGATCACTCAAATAAGAGGCAAAATATAAACGCAAGTTTTTTGTTAAGTGAATAGGGATCTAGAATTTGCAATGTAAACAGTCAGAATCAAGTCCATAAGCCAAGGAAAGGATGGGTCAGCTATCATTGGCTAAGTAGGAAACTGTTTTAAGAAATTAcatgtaattttataatttagagGACTTTAGTTTCAGTAATGGTAgtgataattataataattctaATAGCAGTGACCAACCCTCCTAATATACCTTCAGGATAAGGGTGAACCAGAAACAATCTCTACTTTTAGAGCAAGCTAGGAAACTTGTATGGTTACACtgaaacagaggaaaaaagaaaaaaaatccattagcAGTTATGGCTATGGACCATCCCTTGCTTAGATTTGCAATTATTTTGCCTTGAAAACAGCACTGAATAGCCATACTCTAGAAAAAAAGTGGGAGGACTTAATCAGATAACAAGTTTCAGTAAAAAACCACAATAATTCAGAGAGCATAGTATTGGTGCAGGATATACCAGTAGGCCAACAGAATGGAAAAGACAAGGCCACAAAATGACCCAAGCATATAGGGATGCTGATATATGACAAAGGTGGTCCTACagagcaatagggaaaggatgaactttccaataaatggtgctgggaaaagtggattatctatatgaaaaattaaatgggAACTCCTCTGTATATGATACCAAAAATCAATTCCAGTTAAAGACATAAGTGTAAAACACAACAGTATAAAGCTTTTAGGCAATAACTATAAAAGAATAACTTCCTAACTTCAAGGTAGAGATGGATTtctttataaacatataaaccTACTAActataaaggaaacaaatgataaatttgactacattaaaACTAAGAACATCCATTCACCACAAGAcactataaaatgaaaagacaagacaaaGACTAGAAGAAGGTATTTATAACATACAACCAACTTGCACTAGCATCCAAGAAATACCAAGAATTCTCACAAaccagtaagaaaaataaagctgaccaatgaaaagatgagcaaaagacttgaacaggcaCTGCATAAAAGAGgaaatccaaatggccaataaagtATTTGAAAGGTGGTTCAATCTCATCAGGAATTAAAGAACTGCAcatttaaaaccacaataaaattacAAAGCCAACAGattgacaaaaatttttaaagtcttaCCAAACTAAGTATTGGCGAGAATATGACAATAGGTACATTCATACACtattggtgagagtgtaaactagtacaatcactttggaaaatgttttggTAACATCTAGGCAAATTGAAGATATGCATACCACACAACAAAGCAATTCTATTCCCAGGTATAAACCCTAGaaacacatgttcacacacataCTATAATTCATAGACAAAAGTAGTGGCATTGTTTCTAAACTGTTTTTTATTCTtacagaaaatccaaaatccattaaaaaaatgcgtaaacaaattgtggtacagtcctaagatagaaaaaaatataaagaaatgagaaaagatcaGGGAAGGGCATAAAAGGGTGGCATGGAACTTCTGGGAAGCCAGTAATGTTCTAATTCTAGATTGGGGTGGTAGTTAaatgaatattcattttataattattcattatACTGTGTATTTCCATTTTGTGATGTTTAGAAAATATACTTGctatatttcacaatttaaaaaaaaattgtaaagtaaTTTATCTTTAAGTAGAATTTTAATTATGCCTAATTAAGTTTGAGGAAAAATAAGAGTTGCTAtatgaataattttctttcagataTGTGTAATGTAATTATGTCTGTACCAATAATACCAATAAAATAAGGTGTTTAAAAGGTATTAAAATTCTGCAACTCCAATACTAAAATGAACACAATTCCAGGATACGATTTAATCACACCATAAACAAATTTCTACAACACCAGTTGCCAAATATTCCAAATATGTAAGCTTTAATTTTGCATAGTATTTAAGGAATTAAAAAAGGAATGCAAGAGTATGAAAATTAAGTGTATTAGAATAGCAAGTCTTGTTAGCTCTTCCTTCAAAATCGCAATCTAATCCCTTCCCAATAATTCAAACAGTACACCCAAGCCACTATTATCTCACAAGGATCATGGGAAGAGCTGCATaattggtctccctgcttccaatCTTCCATTCTTGCCCCGCTAAAGTTCACAAAGTGCAAGAGTGGTTTTTCAAAAGGCAAATTTATGTTCAAAACCCTTCCATGGTTTCCATTTGCACTTAGAATTAGAAACCCTcaccagtttcttttcttttttcttttgagacagagtctcactctgttgcccaggctggagtgtagtggcgcaatcatggctcactgcagccttgaccttcctgggctctggtgatcctcccacctcagcttctcaagttgctgggagtacaggggcacgccaccacgcctggctaatttttgtattgttttatagagacgggttttcaccatgttgcccaggctggtcttgaactcctgagctcaaggaatgctctggcctcagcctcccaaagtgtttggattacaggcatgagccactgcacccaactccTCACCAGTTTCTCTAACTTCATTTTCAATACTCTCCTCCTCACTCACTATGCTTCAGTTACCTTGCAAATCTTTTAATTCCTCAAACCAGACATCCTTGTTTCTGACTCAGgtctttccttttacttttgtCCCTACCTGGGATAATCTGCCTCCAAATGTTCACATGACAGCCTCTTTCTCAGCACTCAGATCACTGCTTACACATCATCTCTTTGAGAAGCTTCTCCTGACCACTGTATCGAAAATAGTACCCTGACAATCTCTCCCCAACAAAGAccattttcattctctctttaaTCTCTTGagccttctttattttctatatgaaCTTAACTCTATCTGAAATTACATTTGTTCCTCTACTTATCTCCTATATCTCCCACTAAATACAACTCCACGAGGGGACGGACTTTGTTTGGGTCACAGCCATATCCTTAAGTAATCAGAATAGCTCTACATCATGGTAGCCACTTAATATATttggtaagttaaaaaaaaaaaaagaatctaattgATTTGAAGGACTTCTAACTggaagaaattaggaaaaaatctTACATATTTATTGCTTATTGGTCTCTTCAAAAAAGCATCTCTAGAAATATGGTCCGCTGTTCTTGCCACATCTTCCAAAAATCGATAAtctaaaaatttcaaaacagaagaataaacaaGTGACATATACCAATGGCCAGGAAGCCTCAATTTGCTATGCATAAAGTGGCTTACCACTTAGGAGATTCATTTCAGTAAACTGTTGTATTGAAATGTATGCAGTTTTATCTCGAACTCCATTACATGTCAGTTCTGCTTTGTGTTTCTTTACACAGGGCAAACTGAAAAGACAAAGGGGAAGTACTTTTATATTTTAGGGTAAGAAAGGTACAGATACAGGTTAAAAGGTAGGAAGTTACATGTATACCTGCAGGAATATCGCATACAACGTGGACATCTGTACTTTGCTTCTTCTGTACCACAAGTCTCACACCTACAAAAGCCCACATGTAACattaaattatcaaatattaattgtatttatttataaacttaGAATTCCCAATCAATTTATAAACTCAGTGACAAGtaactgataaaatatttgatagcTGTTGAACATcatttgaaaattcttctctatGAAACCTTCCCAAAACAACTACATTTCCAATGTTGTTAGTGATATGTAACTcaggaaaatgtattaaaatttttaaaacccatctcgcttttgacttctttttctactATAATCAGGGAATGAGATTATTCACTGATATTTTAACTTGTGATTCCTGGAAATGTGGTAatgattgtatgtgtgtgtatccagAAGTCCAATTCATGAGCtatgtttagatatttttaaagcacacaCCAGACAAAGAATATAAGGCCAAGTGAAATTTAGAGAGTAGTAGTAGCACCCTTTTTCCTGAACTCCACGCCTAATCTAGAATGAGCATCGAAATAATCTAGAAATGCCATGTAACCCATCATCTGTCCTCAACTGCTCTTCTATGCTCCTGGGATACTGACAACCAAACTACAGTTACTTCTATTTAGCCCACTGTGTTCTAGACGGGAATATTCTCAAGAATCTGACTACTCTTATTTCCTTTGTCACATGATCCACACACTAAGGAAATTCAATCAAAAGCAATAAATATTCACAGCACCCATGAAGAAGCTTGATAATTGAGGTCAAGTGTATTTTTGCCTAGTTTTAACTTAATCTACTTTGTCATTGTTAGTTTTATTAGACTTTCTCATCTCTATTCTCTCTCAAAGGAATACCGAGTAAAGAGCATATTAAGTCAAGCCAGATCCAGTTCCAACTGATCTTTTGGTCCCCAGAATTTCCACTTTCCTAACTTGACCATTACCCATTGGACACTActaatttcatgtattttcacTGAATTTGTTGTGTTGTCATGTACAACACCCTCCACTTCCCAACCCACCCCCGCGAACGCCGTCTGACTCCAGAAACCCAAACTTGTGCTCATTTTTCATTATTCCACCTTCTCCTGATAGTGTGGTTTCCTTCACTCTAGACATGAGGACTCCACAGCTTTATTCCCCTAAATGGAATCCCCCATGCCCTACCTTGACATGGCCAGTTTCCGCTTGCAGCCCACCGGGTGATTTATCGGAGGCTCTTCTTTCACCTTTGTATCATCCACGATTTCTTTCTTCAGGAAatccttctcttcttttacaCACTCTCCATGCATCAATTCCTCTTTTATGCATTGACCAACAAACTTCTCCTCCTGTTTTATCTCCAAGTTatccttctcttccttcacttCTGACCAGTCCATTACCTCTTCCTTTACCTTCTCTTCCTTTACCTCTGGTTCACCCACCTTCGCTTCTTTTACCACTAAACTACTATCCGTCTCCTGCTTCACCTCCAATACGCCTGCGTTCTCATCCTTCACCTCAGGCCTATCCTCCACCTCCTGTTCTACCCACTGGCCAGCCAACCTGCCTTCTGTACCTGGCCAGTCTATAATTTCCTGCTTCACTACCGTTAGGTCCATCGGTATTTCCTCTGGCCTTTGTCCacttccttcctctccatcccCTATCTCCTTTATCCCTGTCAGCCCTGTCCCCTCCTCTCCGCCGCCGAACTCCTCCGCCCCTGCTAAGTCCCTTACTCCCTCCCTGCCAGGCTCTGGACTTAGCCGCACCCCCTCAGCTACGCTGTGGAGACCTCCCCCAGACTTCCCTTCATTTTCAGCAGCAAACTCCATCAACTCACGATCCTTGGCCTCTGCTGCCACTCTATCCTTCAATGTGGCTGCTGCACACCAATAGGAGGAATTACCGGTCGGAATACCTACGGCGGCCCACGTGTGGAGCCAAGCAGCCACAAACCCGGAATAGCCTGCTTGACGCGACTGCTCGAATCGCCGTAAAGCTACGCTTTTGCGCCTCGCCCCTTCACGACTTGTAGAGCTCTTTACGGCTCTGCGGAGGCCCTGCCGGATTCTCTGGGCGAACAAGCGTAACTGCGTGACTTGCCCGCTGGGGTTCTCGTCTCCTTCCTGGTTTCCACCACCCTCTTCCCTTAGAGAAGCCTCCTGGGCCACTCCCTGGGCCACCCTCCACGCCCTGCTGGGTGTAAAGAGTGTAGGAGACCGGCAGAGGGAGAGAAGCGAAACCCTTACACTCTGGAAGTGGGAAAACCCACCCTAATCTGTGTTAACCATTAAATCCAATCTTGCATGAAAATGGAGGACACACCTGATGTTATTAGGCCTTTCCAAGCTTTAGTTTCTTAAAGCTATAAACTAGGGACCAtggtattattaatataaatctcCCAGTGTCATTGCAAAGATTATATGAGATCATGCATGGAAATCAACTAGCAGTGACGGACACAAACTCGATATATAACTGGGAATCCTGATGGGCTTCAAACCGCCTGGTTTCCACCACCCCCTTCCCTTAGGGAAGCCTCCTGGGCCACACCCTAGGCCACCCTCCACGCCCTACTGGGTGTAAACAGTGGAGGAGACCGGCAGAGGGAGAGAAGC
Protein-coding regions in this window:
- the ZNHIT6 gene encoding box C/D snoRNA protein 1 isoform X2 produces the protein MEFAAENEGKSGGGLHSVAEGVRLSPEPGREGVRDLAGAEEFGGGEEGTGLTGIKEIGDGEEGSGQRPEEIPMDLTVVKQEIIDWPGTEGRLAGQWVEQEVEDRPEVKDENAGVLEVKQETDSSLVVKEAKVGEPEVKEEKVKEEVMDWSEVKEEKDNLEIKQEEKFVGQCIKEELMHGECVKEEKDFLKKEIVDDTKVKEEPPINHPVGCKRKLAMSRCETCGTEEAKYRCPRCMRYSCSLPCVKKHKAELTCNGVRDKTAYISIQQFTEMNLLSDYRFLEDVARTADHISRDAFLKRPISNKYMYFMKNRARRQGINLKLLPNGFTKRKENSTFFDKKKQQFCWHVKLQFPQSQAEYIEKRVPDDKTINEILKPYIDPEKSDPVIRQRLKAYIRSQTGVQILMKIEYMQQNLVSEE
- the ZNHIT6 gene encoding box C/D snoRNA protein 1 isoform 2 (isoform 2 is encoded by transcript variant 2); translated protein: MEFAAENEGKSGGGLHSVAEGVRLSPEPGREGVRDLAGAEEFGGGEEGTGLTGIKEIGDGEEGSGQRPEEIPMDLTVVKQETDSSLVVKEAKVGEPEVKEEKVKEEVMDWSEVKEEKDNLEIKQEEKFVGQCIKEELMHGECVKEEKDFLKKEIVDDTKVKEEPPINHPVGCKRKLAMSRCETCGTEEAKYRCPRCMRYSCSLPCVKKHKAELTCNGVRDKTAYISIQQFTEMNLLSDYRFLEDVARTADHISRDAFLKRPISNKYMYFMKNRARRQGINLKLLPNGFTKRKENSTFFDKKKQQFCWHVKLQFPQSQAEYIEKRVPDDKTINEILKPYIDPEKSDPVIRQRLKAYIRSQTGVQILMKIEYMQQNLVRYYELDPYKSLLDNLRNKVIIEYPTLHVVLKGSNNDMKVLHQVKSESTKNVGNEN
- the ZNHIT6 gene encoding box C/D snoRNA protein 1 isoform 1 (isoform 1 is encoded by transcript variant 1), whose protein sequence is MEFAAENEGKSGGGLHSVAEGVRLSPEPGREGVRDLAGAEEFGGGEEGTGLTGIKEIGDGEEGSGQRPEEIPMDLTVVKQEIIDWPGTEGRLAGQWVEQEVEDRPEVKDENAGVLEVKQETDSSLVVKEAKVGEPEVKEEKVKEEVMDWSEVKEEKDNLEIKQEEKFVGQCIKEELMHGECVKEEKDFLKKEIVDDTKVKEEPPINHPVGCKRKLAMSRCETCGTEEAKYRCPRCMRYSCSLPCVKKHKAELTCNGVRDKTAYISIQQFTEMNLLSDYRFLEDVARTADHISRDAFLKRPISNKYMYFMKNRARRQGINLKLLPNGFTKRKENSTFFDKKKQQFCWHVKLQFPQSQAEYIEKRVPDDKTINEILKPYIDPEKSDPVIRQRLKAYIRSQTGVQILMKIEYMQQNLVRYYELDPYKSLLDNLRNKVIIEYPTLHVVLKGSNNDMKVLHQVKSESTKNVGNEN
- the ZNHIT6 gene encoding box C/D snoRNA protein 1 isoform X1, translating into MEFAAENEGKSGGGLHSVAEGVRLSPEPGREGVRDLAGAEEFGGGEEGTGLTGIKEIGDGEEGSGQRPEEIPMDLTVVKQEIIDWPGTEGRLAGQWVEQEVEDRPEVKDENAGVLEVKQETDSSLVVKEAKVGEPEVKEEKVKEEVMDWSEVKEEKDNLEIKQEEKFVGQCIKEELMHGECVKEEKDFLKKEIVDDTKVKEEPPINHPVGCKRKLAMSRCETCGTEEAKYRCPRCMRYSCSLPCVKKHKAELTCNGVRDKTAYISIQQFTEMNLLSDYRFLEDVARTADHISRDAFLKRPISNKYMYFMKNRARRQGINLKLLPNGFTKRKENSTFFDKKKQQFCWHVKLQFPQSQAEYIEKRVPDDKTINEILKPYIDPEKSDPVIRQRLKAYIRSQTGVQILMKIEYMQQNLVSRWKGR